From the Gemmatimonadaceae bacterium genome, the window CCAGCATGCCGGTGGAGGCATTCACCGCACCGGTCACGCTCACGTCGCAGGTGTAGCTGTGCCCGTGGTAGTTCGGGCGGGCGCAGAGGCCGAAGGCGGCCTCGTTGGTCGCCTCGTCCCACTGCGGTCGCCGGTAGCGGTGGGCGGCCGCGAACTGCACACGCCGCGTGAGCGTGGTGCGCCCGGTCATCGCCGCCCGATCTGCCGTGTGAGGCCGAGCGTGAGCAGGGTGTTGCGCGTCCAGCTGCTCTTCGCCGTGGTGATGCGCGGCACGCCGACGGTACTGTCGCGGAAGGTCTGCGGGTACGGCACGCTGTAGAAGTGGTTCGACAGGTCGGCCCGCAGCGTCCACCGCGACGTGAGCGGGGCGTACTTCACGCCGAATCCGAGCACGGGGCTGAAGCGGGTGCCGAACCGGAACTGCGACGAGTCGCTGACTTCGCGGTTGTCGGTCACGAGCCCGACACCGGCCGTCACGCTCGGGATCAGCGAGCGCCAGCTCCGGTTGCCGGTGAGCAGCAGCGTGAAGGCGGCATCCCACATCCACAGCGGCTGCGACACGTGCCCGCCGATGCGTTGTGCGGCCGGGAGGCCGGGTTGCAGGATGTCGCGGCCGGCCGACTGGCGCAGCACGGTGGAGGTGAAGGCGAGCGGGCTGGCGCCAAGGTTCACGTCGTAGCGGAGGCCGTACACCATGCCGCCACGCGGGGCGGCGCCGACCTTGTCCTTGCCGCCGAGCGACTGCCCGACGATGAGCGACACGTCCTGGCGCTTCTCGACGTCACGGAACGGGCTGTTCTCGGGCAGGTTGCCCACCTGTGCGCGCAGCGCCGGCGCGCAGGTGGCGAGGGCGACGAGGGCGCCGGCGACGAGGGTGCGACTGCGGCGAGCCGTCATGCCGGCACCGCGGCAGCGCGGAGGGAGCGCCCGGACATCTCGGGCGGCACGGCCAGGCCGAGCAGGTCGAGCACGGTGGGTCCGACATCACAGAGGGCACCACCCGCACGCAGCGGGACGGCACCGGCAGCATCGACGATGAGCAATGGAACGGGATTGGTGGTGTGTGCCGTGTGCGGGGCGCCCGTGAGCGGGTCCACCATCACGTCGGCGTTGCCGTGGTCGGCGGTGAAGATCACGATCGCATTGCCGGCGTCTGCCGCGACGAGGATGCGGCCGATGCACTCGTCCACGGCCTCCACCGCCGCGATCGCCGCGGGGAGCGAACCGGTGTGCCCGACCATGTCGCAGTTGGCGAAGTTGCAGAGCATGAAGTCGTAGGTCCGGTGCGCCAGCGCGTCGACGAGCCCGTCGCAGATGCCGCGCGCGCTCATCTCCGGCTGGAGGTCGTAGGTCGCGACCTTCGGACTCGGCACCATGCGGCGCTCCTCCCCGGCGAACGGCGTCTCGCGCCCGCCGTTGAAGAAGAACGTCACGTGCGGGTACTTCTCGGTCTCGGCGGTGCGGAGCTGCGACATGCCGGCGGCCGCGATCACCTCGCCCACCATGTTCGTGAGCTGGGCCGACGGGAACGCGACGGGGTACGTGAAGGTGGGGTCGTACTCCATCATCGTCGTGACCGAGAGTCGCGGCCGGCCGTCGATGGAGAAGCCGGTGAAGGCCGGCGATGTCAGCGCGTCGCAGAGCTGCCGCATGCGGTCGCTGCGGAAGTTGAAGCAGATCACCACGTCACCGTCGGCGAGACGGGGGGCGGCGGCACCGGAGGCATCGTGGAGCACGAAGGGTTCGATGAACTCGTCGGTGGTGCCGGCGGCATAGGCCGCCGCGAGCGCGGGGCCGACACCATCGGCGGTCACCGCGGTGCCGATCCCGGCCACCATGGCCTGGTACCACTTGCCGGTGCGCTCCCATCGGTGATCACGGTCCATGCCGAAGTACCGCCCGCCGAGCGTGGCGAGTACGGCGCGCCCCGGATACTTCGCGATCTCCGCCTGCGTGTCGGCCAGGAATCCCCGCCCCGAGGTGGGTGGCGTGTCTCGCCCGTCGAGCAGGCCGTGCACCGCCACGCGGCCCACCTGCTCCCGGCTGGCGAGGTCGAGCAGGGCGAAGAGGTGCTTGTCCAGCGCGTGCACCCCACCGTGACCAAGCAGCCCGATCAGGTGCAGGGTGACACCACGGGTGGCGGCGTCACGGCATGCGGCCACCAGGGCCGGGTTGTGGAAGAACGCCCCGGTCTCGATCGCGGCGCCGATGCGGACGAGGTCCTGCTCCACCACGCGGCCGGCGCCGAGGTTCATGTGGCCGACCTCGCTGTTCCCCATCTGCCCTTCCGGCAGTCCCACCCGGCGGCCGCTCGCTTCCAGCAGGGTGTGGGGCACCGATCCCATCAGCCGGTCCCAGTTCGGGGTGTCGGCGAGCGCGATGGCGTTGGCGGTGGTTTCGTCGCGGTACCCCCAGCCGTCGAGCACGACGAGGGCGACGGGGCGGGCGGAAGGCGAGGGCATGGATACTGGGTGGGGCGGGGTAGTAATGTCGTCACCATGACGTCTGCTGAATGTACCCCCCGCCGATGGGCGCTACCATCGACCGTCCGGCCACTCGTGGCTGGCTACACGCTGGCATGCCTGATGTTTCTTCCGGTGCGGGCGCAGGCACAGGTTCCGGCGCCGGTGGTCCGGCCGGCGGACTCGACGGCGGTGAAGTTCGTGAGCCCCGCGACCATTCCGCTCCGTCCCGCCACCCGCGCCGACATCCGCACGTCCCCGGACGGCGCGGTGATGGGGACCGTGGTGAATCCCGGCACGATCATCCCGCTGGCCCGGGAGCGCGGCTGGGTCCGGGTGCGGATGGAGGGGTGGGTGCGGGAGGCCGACCTCCTGCCCGTCGACTCGTCGCTCCGTACGGCCCTCAGCGCCGCCGACCTGCGCGCGGATCCGGAAGGGTCCCGCGGCAAGCTCGTGCGCTGGAAGGTGGAGGTGCTGGCGTTCCAGCGCGCCGACGCGCTCCGCCGCGAGCTGAGCGTGGGTGAGCCGTACCTGCTGGCGAGGGGTCCGGCGGGGGAGAACGCGATGCTCTACCTTGCCCTCCCCGCGGCCCTGGTGGAGGAGGCACGGAGCCTCGCCCCGCTCGCCGTCATCCAGGTCACGGCCCGCGTGCGGAGTGGCCGCTCCGCCCCCACGAACGTGCCGATCCTCGACGTCGAGTCGATCACCACGCCATGACGGACCTGCCCCGCACGCCCGCGACCCGCCCGGTGGCCGGCTTCGTCATCGCCGGCGTGCTGCTGCTGGGTGCCGGTGCCGCCGTGCCCGTGCTCCGGGCCCAGCGGGAGTCGCTGGCGGCCGAGGCGGCCGCGCTGCGCGCGGCGCAGGCAGGCGCCGTGCAGCTCCGCGACTCGCTGCAGGGGCTGACCGGCACGGCCCGCGCGACGCTCGCGCTGGAACGTGCCCGTGCCGGCGCCCGCGCGGAGCCGAAGCTCCATCTCGTGATCGCCGTGGACAGCGGCACGGTGGCCCTGGTGCGTGACGGCATCACACTGCGGTCCATGCCGGCACGCTTTCGCGGCGGCGCACCGGCCACCGGTTCCCAGACGATCGCCCGGATGATCGAGACGGCACCCGAGGTGGCGGCACCGACCGTGGATTCGCTCGGCAACCGGATCGCCGCGCCGCCGGCCGAGCGGAAGGTGCAGCGGGTGGCACTCTCCGATGGCACACACCTCGAGGGGGGCGATGCCGCCGCCGCGCTGCTCGGCGGCACCGAGCCTGGCTCCGGGCCGCGCACCATCATCATCTCGCGCCGCGACTTCAACGCGATCCGGCCGAACCTGGTGCGTGGGATGCCCGTGGTGCTGTTCTGATGCACGCCGTGTCCCGGTTCCTCACGCAGGGCGGATGGGCGGCGTGGTGCGTGAGTGCCCTCGCGCTCGGCGCCACCGGCGCCGCCGGCTTCGAGGGGGTGCGCACGGCGCAGGCGGCACAGGTGCGCAACGCCGCGCGCGACGATGGCGCGCGGGATGCCGCAGCGATCACCCGGATGCGCGCCGGCCTCACCGCGCTCGGGGA encodes:
- a CDS encoding 2,3-bisphosphoglycerate-independent phosphoglycerate mutase yields the protein MPSPSARPVALVVLDGWGYRDETTANAIALADTPNWDRLMGSVPHTLLEASGRRVGLPEGQMGNSEVGHMNLGAGRVVEQDLVRIGAAIETGAFFHNPALVAACRDAATRGVTLHLIGLLGHGGVHALDKHLFALLDLASREQVGRVAVHGLLDGRDTPPTSGRGFLADTQAEIAKYPGRAVLATLGGRYFGMDRDHRWERTGKWYQAMVAGIGTAVTADGVGPALAAAYAAGTTDEFIEPFVLHDASGAAAPRLADGDVVICFNFRSDRMRQLCDALTSPAFTGFSIDGRPRLSVTTMMEYDPTFTYPVAFPSAQLTNMVGEVIAAAGMSQLRTAETEKYPHVTFFFNGGRETPFAGEERRMVPSPKVATYDLQPEMSARGICDGLVDALAHRTYDFMLCNFANCDMVGHTGSLPAAIAAVEAVDECIGRILVAADAGNAIVIFTADHGNADVMVDPLTGAPHTAHTTNPVPLLIVDAAGAVPLRAGGALCDVGPTVLDLLGLAVPPEMSGRSLRAAAVPA